One region of Primulina tabacum isolate GXHZ01 chromosome 1, ASM2559414v2, whole genome shotgun sequence genomic DNA includes:
- the LOC142545560 gene encoding uncharacterized protein LOC142545560 isoform X1: MAKMKSDAPLDYALFQLSPKRSRCELFVSSNGSTEKIASGLLKPFVAHLKIAEDQVASAAQSVKLEVGRRKNAEMWFTKGTLERFVRFVSTPEVLELVVTFDSEMSQLEAARKIYSQGAGDQLSGGTTDAEDATKKELLRAIDVRLVAVQEDLSTACARAAAAGFNIDTVSELQMFADKFGAHCLNEACCKLISLCERRPDLMNQWRPVSDDRIIRSSCGSDMSIDVDDLPSSPPPNQEQTATFQQPNALPSLSSNRTINRESSVEREGVEKKEKSSSNSDQNPEPSIQASQPTRRLSVQDRINMFENKQKETSGGKPTVGKSSELRRMSSDMSSSGTSLLRRWSGASEMSIDLSAEKKDTESPSYSQSTALVSLSKQSEEKKVLAVGSDSVTPEIKVLPNLGRVGDTSESKGSSFNKLGSNSNLGLVENVPLKKQVCDPTQSISFNSKHHDNSEEKRSLLGVKNVVLGLGDQGELEDSQNSEELSDTLEGVTLQTEFARVKDSSSLTRFKPSASKGGGQSKNLNREDSEIRDQAVRQSRSKVTHKTLGESGLSDGGPGSRIREAFASRYKGNGGDSSFAHPDVKSVAEFVGVEKKESNSSEKVTESSVPSIENSGPQRTKFNKQGLAADQSRKAEIQRNKSFSAGIIEGAFSGKFPIDTEESFDSFKTPPLEQAERKRQSKGNQELNDELKIKANELEKLFAEHNLRIPGDQSHSGSRGRPAKMQHESTTSLYHSKPVVNISSQVSGYYPAREPNRNSKSVAKLDATSIPKIIDYQNYGDALSKEFSELSVSDGSRGKFYDRYTEKRDAKLREDWSSNRPEKEARLKCMQDSLERSKSNLKAKFSATEDRLDSVSNTRRRAERLRSFNSRSIMKRKQQLLDFGDGEDDEEALNFGEQNHLQEDVPLDHATFVDGVSSGAQDKKLLPNNRSLSSSTGTSATPGSRSAIRTSSINSRRRRTQPENPLIQSVPNFSELRKENTKPSSGASKTTRSQVRSYSRSKSSSEEAAAVKDGKSHQSQLLRKSSVNHNELRDVSPLESDGAVLTPMKFDEEVPKNVAAKPFLRKGSRISYVARASNTKHMASVRSEPIKNDEGNNDLASGTDDFENTGKDEVEEEFETSNAEGHEVLDNEEPRLVMETEKFFDSGSENGDNKMAFSLLDQALGSQLSTVVPSDFHPVESMQDWPGESPMLWNSRIQHSFSYPRDLSDVDASVDSPVGSPASWNSQSLSRAESDAARMRKKWGTAQKPMSVANSSNNLSRKDMTRGFKRFLKFGRKNRGSESLVDWLSATTSEGDDDTEDGRDPANRSSEDLRKSRMGFSQAQPTDDSFNESEFFNEQVQPSQSSIPAPSANLKLRDDQMSGSSIKAQRPSFFSLSSFRSKGVDTKHR; encoded by the exons ATGGCAAAAATGAAGTCGGATGCACCTCTAGATTATGCTTTATTTCAGCTGTCTCCAAAGCGTTCCAG ATGCGAATTGTTTGTTTCAAGCAATGGCAGCACAGAAAAGATCGCATCAGGATTACTCAAACCCTTTGTTGCACATTTGAAGATTGCAGAGGATCAAGTCGCTTCTGCTGCACAGTCAGTTAAGCTTGAAGTTGGACGACGGAAAAATGCTGAAATGTGGTTCACAAAGGGAACACTTGAGAG GTTCGTGCGATTTGTAAGTACGCCAGAGGTTTTGGAACTGGTTGTAACATTTGATTCTGAGATGTCACAATTGGAAGCAGCGCGAAAAATATATTCGCAg GGAGCTGGAGATCAACTTTCTG GTGGCACAACGGACGCAGAGGATGCTACAAA AAAGGAGCTTTTGAGAGCTATCGATGTAAGGCTTGTCGCAGTTCAGGAGGACTTGTCAACGGCCTGTGCtcgtgctgctgctgctggtttTAATATTGACACAGTCTCTGAACTTCAAATGTTTGCAGATAAATTTGGTGCTCATTGTTTAAA TGAAGCATGCTGTAAGTTGATATCACTATGTGAgaggcgaccggatttaatgaATCAGTGGAGACCTGTGTCTGATGATCGAATAATTCGTTCTTCGTGCGGGTCGGACATGTCAATTGATGTCGACGATCTCCCGTCATCACCACCACCCAATCAAGAACAAACTGCCACATTTCAGCAGCCCAATGCCCTTCCTTCCCTTTCCAGCAATCGCACCATCAACAGGGAATCAAGCGTCGAGAGGGAAGGTGTCGAGAAGAAAGAGAAGAGCTCATCGAATTCTGATCAGAATCCTGAGCCATCAATTCAGGCAAGTCAGCCTACCAGACGTCTTAGTGTGCAGGATAGGATAAACATGTTTGAAAACAAGCAGAAGGAGACATCTGGAGGAAAGCCAACTGTAGGGAAGTCTTCTGAACTGAGGCGGATGTCATCTGACATGTCGTCATCTGGAACTTCGCTTTTGAGGAGATGGAGTGGTGCTAGTGAAATGAGCATTGACCTAAGTGCTGAAAAGAAAGATACTGAAAGTCCCTCTTATTCCCAGTCAACTGCCTTAGTTTCTCTGAGCAAGCAGTCTGAGGAGAAAAAAGTTTTGGCCGTGGGTTCTGATTCTGTTACACCAGAGATAAAAGTTTTGCCTAATCTGGGTAGGGTTGGTGATACCAGTGAGTCGAAAGGGAGTTCTTTTAACAAGTTAGGTTCCAATTCTAACTTGGGTCTTGTTGAAAATGTTCCCTTGAAAAAACAAGTGTGTGACCCAACTCAGTCAATATCATTTAATAGCAAGCATCatgataattcagaagagaagaGGTCTTTGCTTGGAGTTAAAAACGTGGTTTTGGGGTTGGGGGATCAAGGGGAGTTGGAGGATTCTCAGAATAGTGAAGAGCTTAGTGATACTCTAGAGGGAGTGACTTTGCAGACAGAGTTTGCTAGAGTGAAGGATTCATCTTCTTTGACTCGATTTAAACCTTCTGCAAGCAAAGGCGGTGGGCAgtctaaaaatttaaataggGAAGATTCTGAAATAAGAGATCAGGCTGTTAGGCAATCACGATCGAAGGTTACCCACAAGACACTGGGAGAATCTGGACTTTCTGATGGCGGTCCTGGTTCAAGAATTCGAGAGGCTTTTGCTTCTCGCTATAAAGGGAATGGAGGGGATTCCTCGTTCGCGCATCCAGATGTAAAATCTGTTGCAGAATTTGTAGGAGTTGAAAAGAAAGAATCAAATTCATCCGAGAAGGTAACCGAGAGTTCTGTGCCAAGTATTGAAAATTCAGGCCCTCAGAGAACGAAGTTCAACAAACAAGGCTTGGCAGCTGACCAGAGTCGAAAGGCAGAAATTCAAAGAAATAAAAGCTTTTCTGCCGGAATCATTGAGGGGGCCTTCTCTGGTAAGTTCCCAATAGACACTGAAGAAAGCTTTGATTCGTTTAAAACACCACCGCTTGAGCAAGCTGAAAGAAAAAGACAGTCAAAAGGTAATCAGGAACTTAATGATGAGTTGAAGATTAAAGCAAATGAGCTTGAGAAGCTTTTTGCTGAGCATAACCTACGAATCCCTGGTGATCAATCTCACTCTGGCTCTAGAGGCAGGCCAGCTAAAATGCAACATGAGTCAACAACTAGTTTATACCATTCAAAACCAGTAGTCAATATTAGTTCCCAAGTGTCTGGCTATTACCCGGCAAGAGAACCTAACAGGAATTCCAAAAGCGTAGCCAAGCTTGATGCAACCTCCATTCCCAAAATTATTGATTATCAGAATTATGGTGATGCTTTAAGTAAAGAGTTTTCTGAGCTTTCTGTTTCAGATGGTTCTCGAGGGAAATTCTATGACAGGTATACCGAAAAAAGAGATGCAAAGCTAAGGGAAGATTGGAGTTCCAACAGACCAGAGAAAGAAGCTAGATTGAAGTGCATGCAGGATAGTCTTGAGAGGAGTAAATCTAATTTGAAGGCCAAATTTTCAGCTACTGAAGATAGACTGGATTCAGTATCCAATACTCGTCGACGTGCTGAGAGACTCAGGTCATTTAATAGCAGGTCAATTATGAAAAGAAAGCAG CAACTTTTAGATTTTGGTGACGGTGAGGATGACGAAGAAGCATTAAATTTtggggagcagaatcatcttcAGGAAGATGTTCCTTTAGATCACGCCACTTTCGTTGATGGTGTCTCTTCAGGTGCACAGGATAAGAAGCTTTTACCCAACAATAGGAGTCTGTCATCATCAACCGGTACCTCAGCTACTCCTGGTTCAAGATCTGCTATAAGAACTTCCAGTATAAATTCTAGGAGGCGAAGGACGCAACCAGAAAATCCACTCATACAATCTGTACCCAACTTCTCTGAACTGAGAAAAGAAAACACCAAGCCATCTTCTGGAGCCAGTAAGACGACTCGTTCACAAGTAAGAAGCTATTCCCGTAGCAAGAGCAGTAGTGAAGAAGCAGCGGCTGTGAAGGATGGGAAGTCACACCAATCACAATTATTGAGGAAAAGCTCAGTAAATCATAACGAGTTAAGGGATGTGTCCCCTTTGGAATCTGATGGTGCTGTTTTGACACCGATGAAATTTGATGAGGAAGTTCCCAAGAATGTTGCAGCTAAGCCTTTTCTCAGAAAGGGTAGTCGTATAAGCTATGTTGcaagagcaagtaatacaaaacATATGGCCTCTGTGCGATCTGAGCCTATAAAGAATGATGAAGGAAATAATGACTTGGCCTCTGGAACAGATGACTTTGAGAATACTGGTAAAGATGAAGTAGAGGAGGAATTTGAAACCTCGAATGCTGAAGGTCACGAGGTTTTGGACAATGAAGAACCAAGATTGGTGATGGAAACTGAGAAGTTCTTTGATTCAGGATCAGAAAATGGTGATAACAAGATGGCATTTTCTCTACTTGACCAAGCTTTGGGTTCTCAGTTATCTACAGTTGTACCCTCTGACTTCCACCCTGTTGAATCTATGCAAGATTGGCCTGGGGAAAGTCCTATGTTATGGAATTCACGCATTCAACATTCATTTTCTTATCCTCGCGATTTGTCTGATGTTGATGCATCTGTGGACTCCCCAGTTGGAAGTCCTGCTTCATGGAACTCACAGTCGTTAAGTCGAGCTGAGTCTGATGCAGCTCGAATGAGGAAAAAATGGGGAACAGCTCAGAAGCCAATGTCGGTGGCCAATTCATCCAATAATTTATCCCGTAAAGATATGACTAGGGGATTTAAAAGGTTTCTGAAATTCGGAAGAAAAAATCGTGGCTCGGAGAGTTTGGTTGACTGGTTATCAGCAACCACATCAGAAGGAGATGATGATACTGAAGATGGACGTGATCCTGCTAACCGGTCATCAGAAGATCTGAGAAAGTCAAGAATGGGATTTTCTCAAGCTCAACCCACTGATGATAGCTTCAATGAAAGCGAATTTTTCAATGAACAAG TTCAACCTTCACAGAGCTCTATCCCAGCACCTTCGGCCAACCTTAAACTGAGGGACGATCAAATGTCTGGAAGCTCAATTAAAG CTCAAAGACCATCGTTTTTCTCACTGTCTTCGTTTCGGAGCAAGGGAGTTGACACAAAGCATagataa
- the LOC142545560 gene encoding uncharacterized protein LOC142545560 isoform X2 has product MNQWRPVSDDRIIRSSCGSDMSIDVDDLPSSPPPNQEQTATFQQPNALPSLSSNRTINRESSVEREGVEKKEKSSSNSDQNPEPSIQASQPTRRLSVQDRINMFENKQKETSGGKPTVGKSSELRRMSSDMSSSGTSLLRRWSGASEMSIDLSAEKKDTESPSYSQSTALVSLSKQSEEKKVLAVGSDSVTPEIKVLPNLGRVGDTSESKGSSFNKLGSNSNLGLVENVPLKKQVCDPTQSISFNSKHHDNSEEKRSLLGVKNVVLGLGDQGELEDSQNSEELSDTLEGVTLQTEFARVKDSSSLTRFKPSASKGGGQSKNLNREDSEIRDQAVRQSRSKVTHKTLGESGLSDGGPGSRIREAFASRYKGNGGDSSFAHPDVKSVAEFVGVEKKESNSSEKVTESSVPSIENSGPQRTKFNKQGLAADQSRKAEIQRNKSFSAGIIEGAFSGKFPIDTEESFDSFKTPPLEQAERKRQSKGNQELNDELKIKANELEKLFAEHNLRIPGDQSHSGSRGRPAKMQHESTTSLYHSKPVVNISSQVSGYYPAREPNRNSKSVAKLDATSIPKIIDYQNYGDALSKEFSELSVSDGSRGKFYDRYTEKRDAKLREDWSSNRPEKEARLKCMQDSLERSKSNLKAKFSATEDRLDSVSNTRRRAERLRSFNSRSIMKRKQQLLDFGDGEDDEEALNFGEQNHLQEDVPLDHATFVDGVSSGAQDKKLLPNNRSLSSSTGTSATPGSRSAIRTSSINSRRRRTQPENPLIQSVPNFSELRKENTKPSSGASKTTRSQVRSYSRSKSSSEEAAAVKDGKSHQSQLLRKSSVNHNELRDVSPLESDGAVLTPMKFDEEVPKNVAAKPFLRKGSRISYVARASNTKHMASVRSEPIKNDEGNNDLASGTDDFENTGKDEVEEEFETSNAEGHEVLDNEEPRLVMETEKFFDSGSENGDNKMAFSLLDQALGSQLSTVVPSDFHPVESMQDWPGESPMLWNSRIQHSFSYPRDLSDVDASVDSPVGSPASWNSQSLSRAESDAARMRKKWGTAQKPMSVANSSNNLSRKDMTRGFKRFLKFGRKNRGSESLVDWLSATTSEGDDDTEDGRDPANRSSEDLRKSRMGFSQAQPTDDSFNESEFFNEQVQPSQSSIPAPSANLKLRDDQMSGSSIKAQRPSFFSLSSFRSKGVDTKHR; this is encoded by the exons atgaATCAGTGGAGACCTGTGTCTGATGATCGAATAATTCGTTCTTCGTGCGGGTCGGACATGTCAATTGATGTCGACGATCTCCCGTCATCACCACCACCCAATCAAGAACAAACTGCCACATTTCAGCAGCCCAATGCCCTTCCTTCCCTTTCCAGCAATCGCACCATCAACAGGGAATCAAGCGTCGAGAGGGAAGGTGTCGAGAAGAAAGAGAAGAGCTCATCGAATTCTGATCAGAATCCTGAGCCATCAATTCAGGCAAGTCAGCCTACCAGACGTCTTAGTGTGCAGGATAGGATAAACATGTTTGAAAACAAGCAGAAGGAGACATCTGGAGGAAAGCCAACTGTAGGGAAGTCTTCTGAACTGAGGCGGATGTCATCTGACATGTCGTCATCTGGAACTTCGCTTTTGAGGAGATGGAGTGGTGCTAGTGAAATGAGCATTGACCTAAGTGCTGAAAAGAAAGATACTGAAAGTCCCTCTTATTCCCAGTCAACTGCCTTAGTTTCTCTGAGCAAGCAGTCTGAGGAGAAAAAAGTTTTGGCCGTGGGTTCTGATTCTGTTACACCAGAGATAAAAGTTTTGCCTAATCTGGGTAGGGTTGGTGATACCAGTGAGTCGAAAGGGAGTTCTTTTAACAAGTTAGGTTCCAATTCTAACTTGGGTCTTGTTGAAAATGTTCCCTTGAAAAAACAAGTGTGTGACCCAACTCAGTCAATATCATTTAATAGCAAGCATCatgataattcagaagagaagaGGTCTTTGCTTGGAGTTAAAAACGTGGTTTTGGGGTTGGGGGATCAAGGGGAGTTGGAGGATTCTCAGAATAGTGAAGAGCTTAGTGATACTCTAGAGGGAGTGACTTTGCAGACAGAGTTTGCTAGAGTGAAGGATTCATCTTCTTTGACTCGATTTAAACCTTCTGCAAGCAAAGGCGGTGGGCAgtctaaaaatttaaataggGAAGATTCTGAAATAAGAGATCAGGCTGTTAGGCAATCACGATCGAAGGTTACCCACAAGACACTGGGAGAATCTGGACTTTCTGATGGCGGTCCTGGTTCAAGAATTCGAGAGGCTTTTGCTTCTCGCTATAAAGGGAATGGAGGGGATTCCTCGTTCGCGCATCCAGATGTAAAATCTGTTGCAGAATTTGTAGGAGTTGAAAAGAAAGAATCAAATTCATCCGAGAAGGTAACCGAGAGTTCTGTGCCAAGTATTGAAAATTCAGGCCCTCAGAGAACGAAGTTCAACAAACAAGGCTTGGCAGCTGACCAGAGTCGAAAGGCAGAAATTCAAAGAAATAAAAGCTTTTCTGCCGGAATCATTGAGGGGGCCTTCTCTGGTAAGTTCCCAATAGACACTGAAGAAAGCTTTGATTCGTTTAAAACACCACCGCTTGAGCAAGCTGAAAGAAAAAGACAGTCAAAAGGTAATCAGGAACTTAATGATGAGTTGAAGATTAAAGCAAATGAGCTTGAGAAGCTTTTTGCTGAGCATAACCTACGAATCCCTGGTGATCAATCTCACTCTGGCTCTAGAGGCAGGCCAGCTAAAATGCAACATGAGTCAACAACTAGTTTATACCATTCAAAACCAGTAGTCAATATTAGTTCCCAAGTGTCTGGCTATTACCCGGCAAGAGAACCTAACAGGAATTCCAAAAGCGTAGCCAAGCTTGATGCAACCTCCATTCCCAAAATTATTGATTATCAGAATTATGGTGATGCTTTAAGTAAAGAGTTTTCTGAGCTTTCTGTTTCAGATGGTTCTCGAGGGAAATTCTATGACAGGTATACCGAAAAAAGAGATGCAAAGCTAAGGGAAGATTGGAGTTCCAACAGACCAGAGAAAGAAGCTAGATTGAAGTGCATGCAGGATAGTCTTGAGAGGAGTAAATCTAATTTGAAGGCCAAATTTTCAGCTACTGAAGATAGACTGGATTCAGTATCCAATACTCGTCGACGTGCTGAGAGACTCAGGTCATTTAATAGCAGGTCAATTATGAAAAGAAAGCAG CAACTTTTAGATTTTGGTGACGGTGAGGATGACGAAGAAGCATTAAATTTtggggagcagaatcatcttcAGGAAGATGTTCCTTTAGATCACGCCACTTTCGTTGATGGTGTCTCTTCAGGTGCACAGGATAAGAAGCTTTTACCCAACAATAGGAGTCTGTCATCATCAACCGGTACCTCAGCTACTCCTGGTTCAAGATCTGCTATAAGAACTTCCAGTATAAATTCTAGGAGGCGAAGGACGCAACCAGAAAATCCACTCATACAATCTGTACCCAACTTCTCTGAACTGAGAAAAGAAAACACCAAGCCATCTTCTGGAGCCAGTAAGACGACTCGTTCACAAGTAAGAAGCTATTCCCGTAGCAAGAGCAGTAGTGAAGAAGCAGCGGCTGTGAAGGATGGGAAGTCACACCAATCACAATTATTGAGGAAAAGCTCAGTAAATCATAACGAGTTAAGGGATGTGTCCCCTTTGGAATCTGATGGTGCTGTTTTGACACCGATGAAATTTGATGAGGAAGTTCCCAAGAATGTTGCAGCTAAGCCTTTTCTCAGAAAGGGTAGTCGTATAAGCTATGTTGcaagagcaagtaatacaaaacATATGGCCTCTGTGCGATCTGAGCCTATAAAGAATGATGAAGGAAATAATGACTTGGCCTCTGGAACAGATGACTTTGAGAATACTGGTAAAGATGAAGTAGAGGAGGAATTTGAAACCTCGAATGCTGAAGGTCACGAGGTTTTGGACAATGAAGAACCAAGATTGGTGATGGAAACTGAGAAGTTCTTTGATTCAGGATCAGAAAATGGTGATAACAAGATGGCATTTTCTCTACTTGACCAAGCTTTGGGTTCTCAGTTATCTACAGTTGTACCCTCTGACTTCCACCCTGTTGAATCTATGCAAGATTGGCCTGGGGAAAGTCCTATGTTATGGAATTCACGCATTCAACATTCATTTTCTTATCCTCGCGATTTGTCTGATGTTGATGCATCTGTGGACTCCCCAGTTGGAAGTCCTGCTTCATGGAACTCACAGTCGTTAAGTCGAGCTGAGTCTGATGCAGCTCGAATGAGGAAAAAATGGGGAACAGCTCAGAAGCCAATGTCGGTGGCCAATTCATCCAATAATTTATCCCGTAAAGATATGACTAGGGGATTTAAAAGGTTTCTGAAATTCGGAAGAAAAAATCGTGGCTCGGAGAGTTTGGTTGACTGGTTATCAGCAACCACATCAGAAGGAGATGATGATACTGAAGATGGACGTGATCCTGCTAACCGGTCATCAGAAGATCTGAGAAAGTCAAGAATGGGATTTTCTCAAGCTCAACCCACTGATGATAGCTTCAATGAAAGCGAATTTTTCAATGAACAAG TTCAACCTTCACAGAGCTCTATCCCAGCACCTTCGGCCAACCTTAAACTGAGGGACGATCAAATGTCTGGAAGCTCAATTAAAG CTCAAAGACCATCGTTTTTCTCACTGTCTTCGTTTCGGAGCAAGGGAGTTGACACAAAGCATagataa